Proteins from one Desulforhopalus sp. genomic window:
- a CDS encoding CHAD domain-containing protein, translating into MEPFVYFLPSTLSLRKLRPHLPPDAHHQIILEPGEMRQAVVLDTFDGGLFAAAKLLFEVDNLLLLLDLPTGQLIEQAAPAGSPVVGEMPRGAVIDMLLEVARLRALLPVARIRLRLDEGRVVDDEGKTLVRFYHLTLVRGRKVGGMGCARYLRGYPEAYADLRQWLEHCGALACQNAGDIYERLGIIGSEYCVKPDLQLVPETPVKESAVTILRTFLKIARQNEPGIIADSDTEFLHDYRVCLRKVRSVLSLFGGVFDAKETIRLKNQLAAVMRTTNALRDLDVYLLNRPEYHRMVPPAAHGGLQILFDGFALRRKAEQEKVASTMQSKAYLRRMQALEKLFTAGDGIKSGPQAQVNSLSFACRAIMKRYRKVCKTGRDIDETTPDPVIHQLRIHCKKLRYLMEFFTPLFPAAEIKKLIRSLKLLQDNLGNFNDYSIQQQFLEKMLASEGSGGTKAMAVAHAIGALTAMLHQLQGEERGLIVENLAGFDSPAIREAFEELFITEGGENEDNSLLQQ; encoded by the coding sequence ATGGAACCATTCGTCTACTTTCTCCCATCAACACTCAGCCTGCGCAAGCTCAGACCGCATCTGCCGCCAGATGCGCACCACCAGATTATCCTGGAGCCCGGGGAGATGCGCCAGGCGGTTGTTCTCGATACCTTTGACGGCGGACTGTTTGCTGCCGCCAAACTGCTGTTCGAGGTAGACAACCTCTTGCTGCTTCTCGATTTGCCGACCGGGCAACTGATAGAACAGGCAGCTCCGGCCGGCTCGCCGGTGGTGGGCGAAATGCCCAGGGGGGCGGTCATTGATATGCTCCTGGAGGTGGCGCGGTTGCGGGCCTTGTTGCCGGTTGCCAGGATTCGCTTGCGCCTCGACGAAGGCAGGGTGGTTGACGACGAAGGGAAGACCCTGGTGCGTTTTTATCATCTGACCCTGGTTCGCGGCCGAAAGGTTGGTGGTATGGGTTGTGCCCGGTATCTGCGCGGCTATCCCGAGGCCTATGCCGATCTCCGCCAGTGGCTGGAGCATTGCGGGGCGCTTGCCTGCCAGAATGCCGGCGATATCTACGAAAGGCTGGGGATTATAGGCAGCGAGTACTGTGTCAAACCGGATTTGCAACTCGTGCCGGAAACCCCGGTGAAGGAAAGTGCCGTAACCATCCTTCGGACCTTTCTGAAAATTGCCAGGCAGAACGAACCGGGCATAATTGCCGACAGCGACACCGAGTTTCTCCATGACTACCGGGTGTGTCTGCGGAAGGTCCGTTCGGTTCTCAGTCTTTTTGGCGGGGTCTTTGACGCCAAAGAAACCATCCGGCTGAAGAACCAGCTGGCCGCGGTTATGCGAACCACCAACGCCCTGCGGGATCTCGATGTCTATCTGTTGAACCGGCCGGAATACCACAGGATGGTTCCTCCGGCGGCGCATGGCGGGCTGCAGATCCTCTTTGATGGTTTTGCCCTGAGACGAAAGGCCGAGCAGGAAAAGGTGGCCAGTACCATGCAGAGCAAGGCCTATCTGCGGCGCATGCAAGCCCTGGAAAAATTATTTACAGCCGGAGATGGCATTAAGAGCGGGCCGCAGGCCCAGGTCAACTCACTGTCCTTTGCCTGCCGGGCGATCATGAAGCGCTACCGGAAGGTGTGTAAAACCGGCCGGGATATTGACGAGACGACCCCCGATCCGGTCATCCACCAATTGCGCATCCACTGTAAAAAACTGCGCTATCTCATGGAGTTCTTCACACCGCTCTTTCCCGCGGCGGAGATCAAGAAACTCATTCGCTCGTTGAAGTTGCTGCAGGACAATCTGGGCAATTTCAATGACTATTCCATTCAACAGCAATTCCTCGAAAAGATGCTGGCAAGCGAAGGCAGCGGTGGAACCAAGGCCATGGCGGTAGCCCATGCCATTGGTGCCCTGACGGCAATGCTCCATCAGCTGCAGGGAGAAGAGCGCGGACTCATCGTTGAAAACCTTGCCGGTTTCGACAGCCCGGCAATCCGTGAGGCATTCGAGGAACTCTTTATAACCGAGGGTGGGGAAAATGAAGATAATAGCCTGTTACAGCAATAA
- a CDS encoding AAA family ATPase — protein sequence MKIIACYSNKGGVGKTATSVNLAYVSAGKGYRTLLCDLDPQGASGFYFRVKPSKKLPNSSFFEDAGKTASAIRASDYDNLDLLPANFTYRDFDIFLSQMKNKRSRLKKVLKAVNTDYQVVILDCPPNISLLSENIFKAADVVVVPVIPTTLSVRTLQQLYQFFRDNGYKEKKILPFFSMVQQSKNLHRETMAALQKEYKSLLKSYVPFSTDVERMGIHRAPVLTFASKDQASLAYQKIWNDIEKGLKIKG from the coding sequence ATGAAGATAATAGCCTGTTACAGCAATAAAGGTGGAGTAGGGAAGACGGCAACATCCGTCAACCTCGCCTACGTCAGTGCCGGTAAGGGGTATCGGACCCTGTTGTGCGATCTCGACCCGCAGGGGGCCTCGGGCTTTTATTTTCGGGTGAAGCCCTCGAAGAAACTGCCGAATTCATCGTTCTTCGAGGATGCCGGCAAGACGGCCTCGGCCATCCGGGCCAGCGACTATGACAACCTTGATCTGCTGCCGGCAAATTTCACCTACCGCGACTTCGATATCTTTTTGTCGCAGATGAAGAACAAACGGTCGCGTCTGAAGAAGGTGTTGAAGGCCGTGAACACCGATTATCAGGTCGTCATTCTCGACTGCCCTCCCAACATCTCGCTGCTTTCAGAGAATATCTTCAAGGCCGCCGATGTGGTTGTCGTCCCGGTTATCCCAACGACGTTGTCGGTGCGTACCCTCCAGCAGTTGTACCAGTTTTTCCGGGACAATGGTTATAAGGAGAAGAAGATCCTGCCCTTTTTTTCCATGGTACAGCAAAGCAAAAATCTGCACCGGGAAACGATGGCCGCCTTGCAAAAAGAATATAAGAGCTTACTTAAAAGCTATGTTCCCTTTTCCACCGATGTCGAAAGAATGGGCATCCATCGGGCTCCGGTGCTGACCTTTGCCAGCAAAGATCAGGCCTCGCTGGCTTACCAGAAAATCTGGAACGACATCGAAAAAGGGTTGAAAATCAAGGGCTGA
- a CDS encoding DUF2062 domain-containing protein has product MNRELRILIAITVVGNGEALPAVAEAALTTGYKVLVVSSDADDDCMSAIAGLPCNHIRSKKGSGRGDLLLLAAEHASQGGYDTLITIDGADQCNPADLQLLVDQAKSHAEPCLVVGARPMYAGETPPPGQGKKAPANFWVRLETGMELPDAHSTFRLYPVKQLLAQELRWRRTGFAIEAAVKLAWSGVAVFSVPLIDRQSPAENHPHRSRRIVDALELAFLHTQLLCRRLLPLPHKRLADEPPLPKKVMAGLSQNPFTVLKKICSEHTSPFWLAMAVWLGIFMGALPLLAVHTIAIIYVAHRLHVNIIAAVAASQFCMPPVMPVLCIQMGYYLRNGEFLMDFSWQPWLLGIHERLWEWLIGSLLLGPFFGFIGGGIMYWMASRLQKLRETPPKI; this is encoded by the coding sequence ATGAACCGGGAATTACGGATTCTCATCGCCATCACCGTCGTTGGTAATGGCGAGGCCCTGCCGGCAGTTGCCGAAGCGGCCCTTACCACAGGTTATAAAGTGCTGGTGGTGAGCAGCGATGCCGATGATGATTGTATGAGCGCTATTGCCGGCTTGCCGTGCAACCATATCCGGAGCAAGAAAGGCAGTGGCAGAGGAGATCTGCTGCTCCTTGCGGCAGAACACGCCAGCCAAGGTGGCTACGACACCCTCATTACCATTGACGGCGCTGACCAATGCAACCCAGCCGACTTGCAGCTTCTCGTTGACCAGGCGAAAAGCCATGCGGAGCCTTGCCTGGTGGTCGGGGCAAGGCCCATGTATGCTGGAGAAACACCTCCCCCCGGACAAGGCAAAAAGGCCCCTGCGAACTTCTGGGTCCGGCTGGAGACTGGCATGGAATTGCCCGATGCCCACAGCACCTTTCGCCTGTATCCGGTCAAGCAATTGCTGGCCCAGGAGCTGAGATGGCGCCGGACCGGTTTTGCAATCGAGGCGGCTGTGAAGCTCGCCTGGTCCGGGGTAGCGGTTTTCTCCGTTCCCCTCATAGATCGGCAATCACCTGCAGAAAATCACCCTCACCGTAGCCGAAGAATTGTCGATGCGCTGGAACTGGCGTTCCTCCATACCCAGCTGCTGTGCAGACGCCTGCTGCCCTTGCCGCATAAAAGACTGGCCGACGAGCCGCCCCTGCCCAAGAAGGTCATGGCCGGCCTGTCGCAAAATCCCTTCACGGTTCTCAAAAAGATCTGCAGCGAGCACACCTCGCCGTTCTGGCTGGCGATGGCCGTCTGGCTCGGCATCTTTATGGGTGCGCTACCCCTCCTGGCGGTGCACACCATTGCCATCATCTATGTTGCCCATCGCCTGCATGTCAATATCATTGCGGCGGTAGCCGCCAGTCAGTTCTGCATGCCACCGGTCATGCCGGTTCTCTGTATCCAGATGGGCTACTACCTGCGCAACGGCGAGTTCCTCATGGATTTCTCCTGGCAGCCATGGCTTTTGGGCATTCACGAGCGGCTGTGGGAATGGCTGATCGGGTCACTGCTGCTTGGTCCGTTTTTTGGTTTCATCGGAGGGGGGATAATGTACTGGATGGCCTCCCGGCTGCAAAAACTCCGGGAGACACCACCAAAGATCTGA
- a CDS encoding cobalamin-dependent protein (Presence of a B(12) (cobalamin)-binding domain implies dependence on cobalamin itself, in one of its several forms, or in some unusual lineages, dependence on a cobalamin-like analog.), protein MSSSAQDTGISAEAAGSRGNSANCLLVSANRMVLPYPVYPLGIAHIIGALRDKGHRAEHLDILASGGLGPLEKRLRENRYDVIGVSIRNIDTVDSTSPLELLSDITEVVTCIRQHSQAPLVLGGPGFSIMPERLLAHLRADYGIIGEGEEAFPQLIEKIMAGERPRQRLFSKNLAVFPDCRPGYSPEVAPYYVSHGGMLNIQTKRGCTYGCSYCSYPTIEGKKLRYRDPLLVVEEVERLSRQFGARYIFFTDAVFNDPGNHYLEIAERLAQAGNKTPWCAFFRPQDISTETLRLLKKSGMAAMELGTDATTDTTLAGLRKGFTFDEVMKVNEKIIAESIPCAHFVMFGGPDETEETVLQGLANLERLRQTVIFTYIGIRILPGTGMHQRALADGLVFSDTDLITPLFYYSPLVTREFIDHQLRLSFGRRKDRVFPVSEREHLIAMLHQMGQVGPLWDLLIDKCL, encoded by the coding sequence ATGAGTAGCAGTGCCCAGGACACCGGTATATCAGCAGAAGCCGCCGGCAGCAGGGGAAACTCCGCCAATTGCCTGCTCGTCTCCGCCAACCGGATGGTCTTGCCATACCCCGTCTATCCCCTTGGAATAGCACATATCATCGGGGCGCTTCGGGATAAAGGGCACCGGGCCGAACATCTCGACATCCTTGCCTCCGGCGGCCTTGGCCCTCTGGAAAAACGCCTGCGTGAAAACCGCTACGATGTTATCGGAGTTTCCATCAGGAACATCGATACGGTCGACAGCACCTCCCCTCTGGAGCTGCTTTCCGACATCACCGAGGTGGTAACCTGTATACGGCAACACTCCCAAGCCCCCCTGGTTCTTGGCGGGCCGGGCTTTTCCATCATGCCGGAACGGCTGCTCGCCCATCTGCGCGCCGATTACGGCATCATCGGCGAGGGAGAAGAGGCCTTCCCGCAACTCATTGAAAAAATCATGGCCGGGGAACGTCCCAGGCAACGGCTCTTTTCCAAGAACCTGGCGGTATTTCCCGACTGCCGGCCCGGGTATTCGCCTGAGGTCGCGCCCTATTATGTCAGCCATGGCGGCATGCTCAATATCCAGACCAAGCGCGGCTGCACCTACGGCTGCAGCTATTGTTCCTATCCGACCATCGAGGGAAAAAAGCTGCGATACCGCGACCCGTTGCTGGTGGTCGAAGAGGTTGAGCGTCTGTCCCGGCAATTTGGCGCCAGGTATATCTTTTTCACAGATGCGGTGTTCAACGATCCAGGTAATCACTATCTGGAAATCGCCGAAAGGCTCGCCCAGGCCGGCAACAAAACTCCCTGGTGTGCCTTTTTCCGGCCCCAGGACATCTCCACCGAAACACTGAGATTACTCAAGAAAAGCGGCATGGCCGCCATGGAGCTCGGCACCGACGCCACCACCGACACGACCCTTGCCGGACTGAGAAAGGGCTTCACCTTCGACGAGGTGATGAAGGTAAACGAAAAAATCATCGCTGAGTCAATCCCCTGCGCTCATTTCGTCATGTTCGGCGGCCCCGATGAGACGGAAGAAACCGTGCTGCAAGGACTCGCCAATCTTGAGCGTTTGCGGCAAACGGTCATCTTCACCTATATCGGTATCCGCATTCTTCCCGGAACCGGGATGCACCAGCGAGCCCTTGCCGACGGCCTGGTTTTCTCGGATACCGATCTTATCACCCCTCTTTTCTATTATTCTCCATTAGTTACACGAGAATTCATCGACCACCAGCTCCGCCTTTCCTTTGGCCGGCGCAAAGATCGGGTGTTCCCGGTATCGGAGCGCGAGCATCTCATTGCCATGCTCCACCAAATGGGCCAGGTCGGCCCGTTGTGGGATCTGCTCATTGACAAGTGTCTTTAG
- a CDS encoding aromatic amino acid ammonia-lyase, with the protein MSAKPIITLSGQDLTCRDIVAIGSGDKKVSLAPESIERCKASRAFLEQAVRDQKIIYGVNTSYGPMCNKIINDRDIETLQQNLIISHAAGLGEPLRPSIALGVLAVRLNTLVKGYSGVRVELLTLMRDMINAEMAPYIPECGSVGASGDLIHLAHMSLAIIGKGKVFLGGELMTADDALQRTGLQPLTLSYKEGLALMNGTAAMTAIAAFTIAGAEKLYNVACLNAAFAVEIFGGIDDAFDADLHLVKPHPGQIRVAETIKKLYKGTGNITLRDELHDRIRSQSNGDTPVFETNINVQDVYSLRCTPQVLAPVREAIDSATATVETEANSSNDNPIIIPEKNKIIHGGNFHGQSISFAMDALCIALATLCNLSERRLNKLLDKNLSEGLPEHLIPGEIGLTMGFMGAQYLATSCTAENRGLAAPMSVNSISCNASNQDVVSMGTVAARKAFRLAGNAKHILTLETLADLQALSFRNAAGLGHATGRIYALLAREFEVYDNSRIFHDDLVKFRALLFAGDLFADLSIYYSQTEGING; encoded by the coding sequence ATGAGCGCAAAACCTATAATTACCCTGTCCGGACAGGACCTTACCTGCAGAGATATCGTGGCCATCGGTTCTGGTGACAAAAAGGTCAGCCTTGCCCCAGAATCAATAGAACGCTGCAAGGCCTCCAGGGCCTTCCTCGAACAAGCGGTGAGAGACCAGAAGATCATCTACGGCGTCAACACATCCTACGGACCGATGTGTAACAAGATTATCAACGACCGGGATATCGAAACCCTGCAGCAGAACCTCATCATCAGCCACGCCGCCGGACTCGGCGAACCGCTGCGGCCGAGCATTGCCCTAGGCGTCCTCGCCGTTCGCCTGAACACCCTGGTCAAGGGGTATTCGGGGGTCCGCGTTGAACTGCTCACCCTCATGCGCGACATGATCAACGCCGAAATGGCACCGTACATCCCGGAGTGCGGCAGCGTCGGCGCCTCCGGCGACCTTATCCATCTGGCCCATATGTCGCTGGCCATCATCGGCAAGGGCAAGGTTTTTCTCGGGGGCGAATTGATGACTGCAGATGACGCCCTACAGCGCACCGGCCTGCAGCCACTGACGCTTAGCTACAAAGAGGGACTGGCACTCATGAACGGCACTGCGGCGATGACCGCCATTGCCGCCTTCACCATTGCCGGCGCTGAGAAGCTGTATAATGTCGCCTGCCTCAACGCCGCCTTTGCCGTTGAGATATTCGGCGGCATAGATGACGCCTTCGATGCTGACCTCCATCTGGTAAAACCGCACCCAGGCCAGATCCGCGTCGCCGAGACCATTAAAAAGCTCTACAAGGGGACCGGCAACATCACCCTCCGCGACGAACTCCATGACCGGATCAGAAGCCAGAGCAACGGCGACACCCCGGTCTTTGAAACGAACATCAATGTCCAGGATGTCTATTCACTCCGCTGTACGCCGCAGGTCCTCGCCCCGGTTCGGGAGGCCATAGACTCCGCCACCGCCACCGTCGAGACCGAGGCCAATTCCTCCAACGACAATCCGATTATCATCCCGGAGAAAAACAAGATCATCCATGGCGGCAACTTCCATGGCCAGAGCATCAGCTTTGCCATGGACGCCCTGTGCATCGCCCTGGCAACCCTCTGCAACCTCTCCGAGAGAAGGTTGAACAAACTCCTCGACAAGAATCTCAGCGAGGGCCTGCCGGAGCACCTTATTCCCGGTGAGATCGGGCTGACCATGGGCTTTATGGGTGCCCAGTATCTGGCGACCTCCTGTACCGCCGAAAACCGTGGCCTGGCGGCACCGATGAGTGTCAACTCCATCTCCTGCAACGCCTCGAACCAGGACGTGGTCAGCATGGGCACGGTCGCCGCCCGCAAGGCCTTTCGTCTAGCCGGCAATGCCAAACATATCCTCACCCTGGAGACCCTTGCCGATCTCCAGGCGCTCAGTTTTCGAAATGCCGCAGGCCTTGGCCATGCCACCGGCAGAATCTATGCCCTTCTCGCCAGGGAATTCGAGGTATATGACAATTCCAGGATATTCCACGATGATCTGGTGAAGTTCCGGGCCCTCCTCTTTGCCGGCGACCTTTTTGCCGATCTCTCCATCTATTATTCACAGACAGAAGGGATAAACGGATGA
- a CDS encoding phosphopantetheine-binding protein, which yields MELICTTCKLRDIDPDKINSHGPLIGPESPLGIDSLDALEIAVTVQQKYGVRMNSENTSRVVLQSLASLAEYVGTGAAPAN from the coding sequence TTGGAATTAATTTGCACCACCTGTAAACTCCGCGATATTGATCCGGACAAGATCAACAGTCACGGTCCGCTCATCGGCCCGGAATCGCCCCTTGGCATTGACTCCCTGGACGCCCTGGAAATCGCCGTGACCGTTCAGCAGAAATACGGGGTGCGAATGAACTCTGAGAATACCAGCAGGGTCGTTTTGCAGTCCCTGGCAAGCCTTGCCGAATATGTCGGAACGGGTGCGGCGCCAGCCAACTGA
- a CDS encoding polyketide synthase dehydratase domain-containing protein encodes MNDHRTPISIAVRPWFHDHSVGGKTVLPAVETMLLLAGHCLAAHPHLDIRAMEDGRFGKFLEIPETAREVAALVECSTGDNGRVRAKLLSHVQFKAMARLKEHGEVCFSHDSTDDEPEEDIDPNPEISRATKIPVEMLYRDMVPFGPSYRTLQGTLYILDNQAWGELRAPELPFTGPAQEVLGSPFPLDGALHAACVLGQQHVDYIPFPVGFRRRRINRPTQPGTRYRTRVTMTSPPGDELVFNLVLFDDTGQLYETITGVRMRDVGMVANKGNRP; translated from the coding sequence GTGAATGACCATCGGACGCCCATCAGCATTGCGGTCAGGCCCTGGTTTCACGATCACTCGGTAGGCGGTAAAACCGTCCTCCCGGCCGTCGAAACCATGCTGCTCCTCGCCGGCCACTGCCTCGCCGCCCATCCGCACCTCGACATCAGGGCCATGGAGGATGGGCGCTTCGGCAAATTCCTGGAGATTCCGGAGACCGCCCGAGAAGTTGCCGCCCTGGTTGAATGCAGCACCGGCGACAATGGCCGGGTGCGAGCCAAGCTCCTCAGCCATGTGCAGTTCAAGGCAATGGCGAGGCTCAAGGAACACGGCGAGGTATGTTTTTCGCACGACTCAACGGACGACGAGCCTGAAGAAGACATCGATCCAAATCCGGAGATAAGCAGGGCAACGAAAATCCCGGTGGAGATGCTGTACCGGGACATGGTGCCCTTTGGTCCCAGTTACCGGACCCTGCAGGGTACTTTATACATCCTGGACAATCAGGCCTGGGGTGAATTGCGAGCCCCCGAATTGCCCTTTACCGGCCCGGCGCAGGAAGTCCTGGGCTCGCCATTTCCCCTTGACGGAGCCCTGCACGCCGCCTGTGTCCTGGGGCAACAGCATGTCGATTACATACCCTTTCCCGTCGGTTTCCGGCGGCGGCGGATTAACCGGCCCACCCAACCGGGGACACGTTACCGGACGAGGGTAACCATGACCTCCCCACCAGGCGATGAACTGGTCTTTAACCTGGTGCTGTTTGACGATACTGGACAGCTCTACGAAACCATCACCGGGGTGCGGATGCGCGATGTGGGAATGGTTGCGAACAAGGGCAATCGTCCCTAG
- a CDS encoding acyl-CoA thioesterase, giving the protein MRPKPIIPEVLENPCYVRDSNSGIIWHRCQLRTLYVDTDRSQVVYHANYLKYFEFGRAELMREAAYPYKMIEESGYVYPIIKTGLNYYSPLYYDDLMYIYTRPTTIEMVKLQFDYIITRAESGEISCTGFTKHCAVNGKGIPVEIDQKTINLWHEFPR; this is encoded by the coding sequence ATGCGTCCAAAACCAATTATCCCGGAAGTCCTCGAAAACCCCTGCTATGTCAGAGACAGCAACAGCGGCATCATCTGGCATCGCTGCCAACTGCGCACCCTCTATGTCGACACCGATCGTTCGCAGGTTGTCTACCACGCCAACTACTTGAAATATTTTGAGTTCGGTCGGGCGGAACTGATGCGGGAAGCGGCTTATCCCTACAAAATGATTGAAGAAAGCGGCTATGTCTATCCGATCATCAAGACCGGTCTCAACTATTATTCACCGCTTTATTACGACGACCTGATGTACATTTATACCCGGCCGACCACCATTGAAATGGTCAAGCTGCAGTTTGACTACATCATTACCCGTGCCGAAAGCGGCGAGATTTCCTGTACCGGATTTACCAAGCACTGCGCGGTAAACGGCAAGGGCATCCCGGTGGAGATCGACCAAAAGACCATCAACCTCTGGCACGAGTTTCCCCGGTAG
- a CDS encoding beta-ketoacyl-[acyl-carrier-protein] synthase family protein, translating into MKAPKNRRVYVVGYEVASALGNTFATTWQGAVAGKAGFRKLSRCQSASRSNVVGEIPDWDPSQFPYVDRKEASLWNASYVFLTMEVCRKALLHAGLEINDETGPRMGCLIGSALNGTDSYRIAMDNYVNLGPLKVSPYLLPNVCANLPAGKAGMLMGFTGPIFSPQGACASANHAIAIGARMIRDGDCDFVLAGGVETCLVPEIIQGFANMLATLKVGPKDRAAEDPTQASRPFSLDRKGFVLAEGAGILVLAADDAVASLGLVPKAEIAGIGWNSDAHHFTRPNATTIIRAMHDAIDDAEISPGDIGSVNAHGTSTPTGDSAEVKCLRSVFGKNIEKIPVSANKSQVGHSLGASAGIEAALAIEAMRQGLVLPTVNHIPDPDFSDIDVVANTVRKHPHEFVLSNSFGFGGTNCCIVFRGM; encoded by the coding sequence ATGAAGGCACCAAAAAATAGAAGGGTCTACGTTGTTGGCTATGAGGTGGCGTCAGCGCTCGGCAACACCTTTGCCACAACCTGGCAGGGTGCCGTAGCCGGCAAGGCCGGGTTTCGCAAACTGAGCCGCTGCCAGTCGGCAAGCCGCAGCAATGTCGTGGGCGAGATTCCCGACTGGGATCCCAGCCAATTTCCCTATGTTGACCGTAAAGAGGCCTCACTGTGGAACGCCTCCTATGTCTTTCTCACCATGGAGGTCTGCCGTAAGGCCCTCCTGCACGCAGGCCTTGAGATAAATGACGAAACCGGCCCGAGGATGGGCTGCCTCATCGGCTCTGCCCTGAACGGCACCGACTCGTACCGGATCGCCATGGACAACTACGTCAACCTCGGCCCCCTCAAGGTCAGCCCCTATCTCCTTCCCAATGTCTGTGCCAATCTCCCGGCCGGTAAGGCAGGGATGCTCATGGGCTTCACCGGGCCGATATTCTCGCCCCAGGGGGCCTGCGCCTCCGCCAACCACGCCATCGCCATCGGGGCACGGATGATCCGCGACGGCGACTGCGACTTCGTCCTAGCGGGCGGTGTTGAGACCTGTCTGGTCCCGGAAATCATTCAGGGATTCGCTAATATGCTGGCGACCCTCAAGGTTGGCCCGAAGGACCGAGCGGCCGAGGATCCAACCCAGGCATCCAGGCCCTTCAGCCTTGACCGCAAGGGTTTCGTTCTCGCCGAAGGGGCTGGAATTCTGGTACTCGCCGCCGACGACGCAGTTGCCTCCCTTGGTCTTGTCCCCAAGGCCGAGATTGCGGGTATCGGCTGGAACTCCGACGCCCACCACTTCACCCGGCCAAACGCCACCACCATCATCCGGGCAATGCACGACGCCATCGACGATGCGGAGATCAGCCCGGGCGATATCGGCAGCGTCAATGCCCACGGTACATCGACCCCCACCGGCGACAGCGCCGAGGTTAAATGTCTGCGGAGCGTCTTTGGCAAGAATATTGAAAAGATCCCGGTGTCGGCCAACAAATCCCAGGTCGGCCATTCCCTTGGCGCCTCAGCAGGCATCGAGGCGGCCCTGGCCATCGAGGCCATGCGCCAGGGCCTGGTCCTGCCGACGGTCAACCATATCCCCGACCCCGACTTCAGCGATATCGACGTCGTCGCCAACACGGTCCGCAAACACCCGCACGAATTTGTGCTCTCCAATTCATTCGGCTTTGGCGGCACCAACTGCTGCATCGTTTTTCGAGGAATGTAA
- a CDS encoding beta-ketoacyl-[acyl-carrier-protein] synthase family protein, whose protein sequence is MGKKDAVIVGYDAISPLGSDLQSQWQRALAGQSGIGPLNRFPLPDGFPVHIAGQVPDIDKEDYSFLSARHQAAWSSPVFKYSMLSVARALKGCGLEITPAIAPRTAVTYSSAIGGLDAVLSADRRLQQENKLPPPYTNPNSCINMIGGKIAIETGARGPITSTITACATGLTSMLVGAMFLAQNRADVAICGAVDFALVEPIVAGFYTMNGVYSPKEGRENDRPETASRPFSIDRRGFVISEGAGAVILTTREFAEAHGLRYNAELAGWGMTSDAHHFVAPYLDTIRQCMANALTDAGIRPEDIAAVNAHAASTKVGDSTEYLALREIFGNKLPPVCANKSLIGHAMGASSVIETIFALQGLAEDILPPTINYTADPEIDIDCVSEGKRPLQQQYVLKNSFGFGGCNACAVFKKSIR, encoded by the coding sequence ATGGGGAAAAAGGATGCTGTGATCGTTGGCTATGATGCCATTTCCCCTTTGGGAAGTGATCTGCAAAGCCAATGGCAAAGGGCCCTCGCCGGCCAAAGCGGCATCGGCCCCCTCAACCGTTTCCCCCTCCCCGACGGTTTTCCGGTGCACATTGCCGGTCAGGTTCCCGATATCGACAAGGAAGACTACTCCTTCCTCTCCGCCCGGCATCAGGCTGCCTGGAGCTCCCCGGTTTTCAAATACTCCATGCTCTCAGTGGCCAGGGCCCTCAAAGGGTGCGGGCTTGAGATCACTCCGGCCATCGCCCCGCGCACCGCGGTAACCTACAGTTCGGCAATCGGCGGTCTGGACGCGGTACTGAGCGCCGACCGGCGGCTGCAACAGGAAAACAAACTGCCCCCGCCCTATACCAACCCCAATTCCTGTATCAACATGATCGGCGGGAAGATTGCCATTGAGACCGGGGCGCGCGGGCCGATCACCTCGACCATTACCGCCTGTGCTACGGGTCTGACCTCGATGCTTGTCGGTGCCATGTTTCTCGCCCAGAACCGCGCCGATGTGGCCATCTGTGGTGCCGTCGATTTTGCCCTGGTCGAGCCCATCGTCGCCGGTTTCTACACCATGAATGGCGTCTATTCGCCAAAAGAAGGCCGGGAAAATGACCGGCCGGAGACCGCCAGCAGGCCGTTTTCCATTGATCGCCGTGGCTTTGTCATCTCTGAAGGCGCAGGCGCCGTCATCCTCACCACCCGCGAGTTTGCCGAGGCCCACGGCCTGCGCTACAACGCTGAACTGGCCGGCTGGGGCATGACCTCCGATGCCCATCACTTCGTCGCCCCCTATCTCGACACGATCCGCCAGTGCATGGCAAATGCCCTGACCGATGCCGGAATTCGCCCCGAGGACATTGCCGCCGTCAACGCCCACGCGGCATCCACCAAGGTTGGCGACAGCACCGAATATCTGGCGCTCCGGGAAATCTTTGGTAATAAACTGCCCCCGGTCTGTGCCAACAAGTCGCTGATCGGCCATGCCATGGGCGCCTCCAGCGTTATCGAGACCATCTTTGCCCTGCAGGGTTTGGCTGAGGATATCCTGCCGCCAACCATTAATTACACGGCCGATCCGGAGATCGATATCGACTGTGTTTCAGAAGGCAAAAGGCCGCTGCAGCAACAATACGTTCTCAAAAATTCCTTTGGCTTTGGTGGTTGTAACGCCTGTGCCGTGTTTAAAAAATCCATTAGATAA